From the genome of Gavia stellata isolate bGavSte3 chromosome 3, bGavSte3.hap2, whole genome shotgun sequence, one region includes:
- the LOC104253013 gene encoding ovalbumin, which translates to MVSIGAASTEFCFDVFKELKVQHVNENIFYSPLSIISALSMVYLGARENTRAQIDKVVHFDKITGFEETIESQCSTSVSVHTSLKDMFTQITKPSDNYSLSFASRLYAEETYPILPEYLQCVKELYKGGLETISFQTAADQARELINSWVESQTDGMIKNILQPGSVDPQTEMVLVNAIYFKGMWEKAFKDEDTQAVPFRMTEQESKPVQMMYQIGSFKVAVMASEKMKILELPYASGGMSMLVMLPDDVSGLEQLETAITFEKLMEWTSSNMMEERKMKVYLPRMKMEEKYNLTSVLMALGMTDLFSSSANLSGISSAESLKMSEAVHEAFVEIYEAGSEAVGSTGAGMEVTSVSEEFRADHPFLFLIKHNPTNSILFFGRCFSP; encoded by the exons ATGGTCTCCATCGGTGCAGCAAGCACGGAATTTTGTTTTGATGTATTCAAGGAGCTGAAAGTCCAGCATGTCAATGAGAACATCTTCTACTCCCCGCTGAGCATCATTTCAGCTCTGTCCATGGTCTACCTAGGTGCAAGAGAAAACACCAGGGCTCAGATAGATAAG GTTGTTCACTTTGATAAAATCACAGGATTTGAAGAGACTATTGAATCTCAG TGCAGCACATCTGTAAGCGTCCACACTTCACTTAAAGACATGTTCACCCAAATCACCAAACCAAGTGACAATTATTCACTCAGCTTTGCCAGTAGACTGTATGCTGAAGAGACATATCCAATCCTACCG GAATACTTGCAATGTGTGAAGGAACTGTATAAAGGAGGCTTGGAAACTATCAGCTTTCAAACAGCTGCAGATCAAGCCAGAGAGCTCATCAATTCCTGGGTTGAAAGTCAGACAGATG GAATGATCAAAAATATCCTTCAACCGGGCTCTGTGGATCCCCAGACTGAAATGGTCCTTGTTAACGCCATTTACTTCAAAGGAATGTGGGAGAAAGCATTTAAGGATGAAGACACCCAGGCAGTGCCTTTCAGAATGACTGAG CAAGAAAGCAAACCTGTGCAGATGATGTATCAGATTGGTTCATTTAAAGTGGCAGTGATGGCTTCTGAGAAAATGAAGATCCTGGAGCTTCCATATGCCAGCGGGGGGATGAGCATGTTGGTCATGTTGCCTGATGATGTCTCTGGCCTGGAGCAG CTTGAGACTGCAATCACCTTTGAAAAACTCATGGAGTGGACCAGTTCTAACATGatggaagagaggaaaatgaaagtgTATCTACCCCGCATGAAGATGGAGGAAAAATATAACCTCACATCTGTCTTAATGGCCTTGGGTATGACCGACCTGTTCAGCTCATCAGCCAACCTCTCTGGCATCTCTTCAGCAGAGAGCCTGAAAATGTCTGAAGCTGTTCATGAGGCATTTGTGGAAATCTATGAAGCAGGCAGTGAAGCGGTAGGCTCAACAGGAGCTGGGATGGAGGTTACAAGTGTCTCTGAAGAGTTTAGGGCTGAccatcctttcctcttcttGATCAAGCACAACCCAACAAACAGCATCCTCTTCTTTGGCAGATGCTTTTCCCcttaa